Proteins encoded by one window of Vitis riparia cultivar Riparia Gloire de Montpellier isolate 1030 chromosome 11, EGFV_Vit.rip_1.0, whole genome shotgun sequence:
- the LOC117925594 gene encoding DNA repair protein recA homolog 3, mitochondrial isoform X1 produces the protein MARLLRNASSLRHSLFAVEGFRKGVLGTSSQFCNFSSKGRRRSKSDGSDSNEENLSKKELALRQALDQITTSFGKGSIMWLGRSVSSKHVPVVSTGSFALDIVLGIGGLPKGRVIEIYGPEASGKTTLALHVIAEAQKEGGYCVFVDAEHALDPALAEAIGVNTQNLLLSQPDCGEQALSLVDTLIRSGSVDVVVVDSVSKVAALVPKGELDGEMGDAHMAMQARLMSQALRKLSHSLSLSQTILIFINQVRAKLSTFGGFGGPTEVTCGGNALKFYASVRLNIKRIGLVKKGEETIGSQVLVKVVKNKHAPPFKTAQFELEFGKGICRESEIVELGCKHKFIIKGGGAMYSYNGQSFRGKDAIKQFLSQNESEREELMRKLREKLVGETNKEKESEAEAVDEDIAEGIVPPDTTDEEVTAVEA, from the exons ATGGCGAGGCTTCTTCGGAACGCTTCTTCTCTCAGACACTCTTTATTTGCAGTGGAG GGTTTTAGAAAAGGGGTCTTGGGAACATCCTCTCAGTTTTGTAACTTTTCTTCTAAAG GTAGGAGGAGATCTAAGTCTGATGGAAGTGACTCCAATGAAGAGAATTTGTCTAAGAAAGAGCTGGCCCTACGACAAGCCCTGGATCAGATTACTACCTCATTTGGAAAAGGATCTATCATGTGGCTTGGTCGGTCTGTTTCTTCTAAACATGTTCCAGTGGTCTCCACAGGATCATTTGCCTTGGATATAGTATTGGGGATTGGTGGACTTCCAAAG GGACGGGTTATAGAGATATATGGTCCAGAGGCTTCTGGAAAAACAACTCTTGCTCTACATGTAATTGCTGAAGCACAAAAGGAAGGAG GTTACTGTGTATTTGTTGATGCTGAGCATGCTCTTGATCCAGCGCTTGCTGAGGCCATTGGGGTAAACACTCAAAATTTGCTTCTCTCGCAACCAGATTGTGGTGAACAAGCTCTCAGTCTAGTGGACACCCTGATCCGGAGTGGTTCAGTTGATGTTGTTGTTGTAGACAGTGTAAGTAAG GTAGCTGCCCTAGTGCCTAAAGGTGAACTTGATGGTGAGATGGGTGATGCACACATGGCAATGCAAGCCAGATTGATGAGTCAGGCGCTTCGCAAATTGAGCCACTCTTTGTCATTATCACaaactattttaatatttataaatcag GTGAGAGCAAAGCTATCAACATTTGGAGGGTTTGGTGGACCCACTGAAGTTACTTGTGGTGGTAATGCCTTAAAGTTCTACGCTTCAGTGCGCCTAAATATTAAGAGAATAGGACTTGTCAAGAAAGGAGAAGAG ACCATTGGAAGTCAAGTTCTTGTGAAGGTTGTGAAGAACAAGCATGCCCCTCCGTTTAAAACTGCTCAATTTGAGCTTGAGTTTGGAAAGGGTATATGTCGTGAATCCGAAATAGTAGAGTTAGGATGCAAACATAAATTCATCATAAAGGGTGGAGGTGCTATGTACAGTTACAATGGCCAGAGCTTCCGTGGCAAGGACGCCATTAAACAGTTCCTCTCTCAGAATGAAAGTGAGCGAGAGGAGCTTATGAGGAAGCTTAGGGAGAAGCTAGTTGGTGAGACAAACAAGGAAAAAGAATCGGAAGCAGAGGCCGTTGATGAAGATATTGCAGAAGGGATTGTTCCACCTGATACTACTGATGAAGAAGTAACTGCAGTTGAGGCATGA
- the LOC117925500 gene encoding zinc finger CCCH domain-containing protein 65, with translation MEEDEDGEQVKASDEQNNVVNLEGLNLSIDDNINGEDSKADINNNKKSSPFKGIALEDPGLKVQQKEMELEKSVSPRTASSPFYVTVDGDIEEGEISGDFMGDDLSIEDDVASEMKKGEEESISENIINKEEFTCNEQKRVNDKDSESTSKIVSSVDKGDHGVEVTESNRNQMRCKSQMGQGGRTINGAKKTDGSDCMREAETTKMKGSRAKVDFDNPANFLDDLVFHGESLADNAAENLSITSVKEGARVTKKRKRVLSKEKRVKKKQKERKKRAEKNKELGVKRLRLLPVSKPKTVTYCRHYLKGRCHEGDHCRFSHDTIPLTKSSPCCHFARGTCMKGDDCPFDHQLSNYPCNNYVSKGFCSRGDDCLFSHKMPLKESSPTAVNVCKPVSEPPSLPGKSYSKKLDMNGTSHQNGNSLSHSVGIFPQSNMEKKVAETVLKPPEQASRGINSLSFGKSPMDYSGKLKQIGSSPKMDEGVEVDKQKNQGEVQNMNEKAKRTPVTVPPRGINFLSFGKAPLNDSSVKELAGSPSNREDGNKISPLGDSNKYKQVGSSSARDGNINVSSQLNQSATESIHKLNEMSNGRQPAAAPPGINFLSFGKTPLDDLSSKRQSKSPSQSNNVIEIPIQERQRASSGFQNSSAVPWGLPASPITSVSDQLVHGHNKDTSSSAQKALLSTLAFAAKYESALKIDRSIVAPSVSMEANKEIRNVSNSEGSQNKSMNASTILDFLFSSGGKTKQ, from the exons ATGGAGGAAGATGAGGATGGGGAACAGGTAAAAGCAAGCGATGAACAGAATAATGTTGTGAATTTAGAAGGTCTCAACTTGTCCATAGATGATAATATAAATGGTGAAGATTCAAAGGCAGatataaataacaacaaaaaaagtTCTCCTTTTAAGGGGATTGCACTGGAAGATCCAGGGCTCAAAGTGCAGCAAAAAGAGATGGAGCTCGAGAAATCAGTTTCTCCCAGAACAGCGAGTTCTCCATTTTATGTGACTGTAGATGGAGATATTGAAGAAGGAGAAATTTCTGGAGATTTCATGGGTGATGACCTATCAATAGAGGATGATGTAGCATCAGAGATGAAGAAGGGTGAGGAGGAGAGTATTTCtgaaaatatcattaataaagAAGAGTTCACTTGTAATGAACAAAAAAGAGTAAATGATAAAGATTCTGAATCCACTTCTAAAATTGTAAGCTCAGTAGATAAAGGGGATCATGGAGTGGAAGTTACAGAAAGTAATAGAAACCAGATGAGGTGTAAATCTCAAATGGGTCAAGGTGGAAGAACTATAAATGGTGCAAAAAAAACAGATGGTTCTGACTGTATGAGAGAAGCTGAAACAACTAAAATGAAAGGTAGCAGAGCAAAGGTGGACTTTGACAATCCAGCGAATTTTCTAGATGATTTAGTATTCCATGGAGAAAGCTTAGCTGATAATGCAGCTGAAAATCTTTCAATTACATCTGTCAAAGAG GGTGCTAGGGttactaaaaaaagaaagcGGGTGCTTTCGAAAGAAAAGAGAGTGAAGAAAAAG caaaaggaaagaaagaaacgagcagaaaaaaacaaagagctTGGTGTTAAAAGATTGAGACTGCTTCCAGTATCAAAGCCAAAAACTGTAACATATTGCCGTCATTATCTCAAAGGAAGATGTCATGAG GGTGATCACTGTAGATTTTCACATGATACCATACCGTTGACGAAATCCTCG CCTTGCTGTCATTTTGCACGTGGTACCTGCATGAAAGGGGATGACTGTCCATTTGATCATCAGCTGTCCAACTATCCCTGTAATAATTATGTCTCAAAAGGTTTTTGCAGCAGAGGTGATGATTGTTTGTTTTCACACAAG ATGCCACTCAAGGAAAGTTCCCCAACTGCTGTTAATGTTTGCAAACCTGTGTCAGAGCCTCCATCTCTGCCCGGTAAGTCATATTCTAAGAAGCTGGACATGAATGGTACCTCTCATCAGAATGGCAATTCTTTATCCCACTCTGTTGGAATTTTCCCTCAAAGTAATATGGAAAAGAAAGTGGCAGAGACTGTGCTGAAACCACCTGAGCAGGCATCCAGGGGAATAAACTCTCTCTCCTTTGGGAAATCACCAATGGACTATTCTGGTAAGCTGAAACAAATTGGTTCATCTCCTAAGATGGATGAAGGTGTCGAAGTTGACAAACAGAAAAATCAAGGTGAAGTTCAAAACATGAATGAAAAGGCAAAGAGAACTCCAGTTACAGTGCCCCCACGGGGAATAAACTTTCTCTCATTTGGCAAAGCTCCATTGAATGATTCCAGTGTTAAGGAACTAGCTGGCTCACCCTCAAATAGGGaggatggtaacaaaatatcgcCATTAGGTGATTCCAACAAGTACAAACAAGTTGGCTCATCATCAGCAAGGGATGGCAACATCAATGTTAGCAGTCAACTTAACCAAAGTGCAACAGAAAGTATTCATAAGTTGAACGAGATGTCAAATGGAAGGCAACCTGCAGCGGCACCTCCAGGAATAAACTTTCTAAGTTTTGGTAAAACTCCATTAGATGATTTGAGTAGTAAGAGGCAGTCTAAATCACCTTCCCAGAGCAACAATGTAATTGAAATACCCATTCAAGAGAGACAAAGGGCATCTAGTGGATTTCAAAACTCAAGTGCAGTTCCATGGGGGCTTCCAGCTTCCCCAATTACTTCAGTTTCAGACCAGTTAGTCCATGGACATAATAAAGACACATCAAGCTCAGCTCAGAAGGCTCTCTTGTCAACGCTAGCATTTGCAGCGAAGTATGAATCTGCCTTGAAGATAGATCGGTCCATTGTTGCCCCCTCTGTCAGCATGGAGGCCAATAAAGAAATTAGGAATGTCAGTAATAGTGAAGGTTCACAAAACAAATCGATGAACGCTTCAACAATTTTGGATTTCTTATTTAGTTCTGGTGGTAAAACCAAGCAATAA
- the LOC117925594 gene encoding DNA repair protein recA homolog 3, mitochondrial isoform X2, protein MARLLRNASSLRHSLFAVEGFRKGVLGTSSQFCNFSSKGRRRSKSDGSDSNEENLSKKELALRQALDQITTSFGKGSIMWLGRSVSSKHVPVVSTGSFALDIVLGIGGLPKGRVIEIYGPEASGKTTLALHVIAEAQKEGGYCVFVDAEHALDPALAEAIGVNTQNLLLSQPDCGEQALSLVDTLIRSGSVDVVVVDSVAALVPKGELDGEMGDAHMAMQARLMSQALRKLSHSLSLSQTILIFINQVRAKLSTFGGFGGPTEVTCGGNALKFYASVRLNIKRIGLVKKGEETIGSQVLVKVVKNKHAPPFKTAQFELEFGKGICRESEIVELGCKHKFIIKGGGAMYSYNGQSFRGKDAIKQFLSQNESEREELMRKLREKLVGETNKEKESEAEAVDEDIAEGIVPPDTTDEEVTAVEA, encoded by the exons ATGGCGAGGCTTCTTCGGAACGCTTCTTCTCTCAGACACTCTTTATTTGCAGTGGAG GGTTTTAGAAAAGGGGTCTTGGGAACATCCTCTCAGTTTTGTAACTTTTCTTCTAAAG GTAGGAGGAGATCTAAGTCTGATGGAAGTGACTCCAATGAAGAGAATTTGTCTAAGAAAGAGCTGGCCCTACGACAAGCCCTGGATCAGATTACTACCTCATTTGGAAAAGGATCTATCATGTGGCTTGGTCGGTCTGTTTCTTCTAAACATGTTCCAGTGGTCTCCACAGGATCATTTGCCTTGGATATAGTATTGGGGATTGGTGGACTTCCAAAG GGACGGGTTATAGAGATATATGGTCCAGAGGCTTCTGGAAAAACAACTCTTGCTCTACATGTAATTGCTGAAGCACAAAAGGAAGGAG GTTACTGTGTATTTGTTGATGCTGAGCATGCTCTTGATCCAGCGCTTGCTGAGGCCATTGGGGTAAACACTCAAAATTTGCTTCTCTCGCAACCAGATTGTGGTGAACAAGCTCTCAGTCTAGTGGACACCCTGATCCGGAGTGGTTCAGTTGATGTTGTTGTTGTAGACAGT GTAGCTGCCCTAGTGCCTAAAGGTGAACTTGATGGTGAGATGGGTGATGCACACATGGCAATGCAAGCCAGATTGATGAGTCAGGCGCTTCGCAAATTGAGCCACTCTTTGTCATTATCACaaactattttaatatttataaatcag GTGAGAGCAAAGCTATCAACATTTGGAGGGTTTGGTGGACCCACTGAAGTTACTTGTGGTGGTAATGCCTTAAAGTTCTACGCTTCAGTGCGCCTAAATATTAAGAGAATAGGACTTGTCAAGAAAGGAGAAGAG ACCATTGGAAGTCAAGTTCTTGTGAAGGTTGTGAAGAACAAGCATGCCCCTCCGTTTAAAACTGCTCAATTTGAGCTTGAGTTTGGAAAGGGTATATGTCGTGAATCCGAAATAGTAGAGTTAGGATGCAAACATAAATTCATCATAAAGGGTGGAGGTGCTATGTACAGTTACAATGGCCAGAGCTTCCGTGGCAAGGACGCCATTAAACAGTTCCTCTCTCAGAATGAAAGTGAGCGAGAGGAGCTTATGAGGAAGCTTAGGGAGAAGCTAGTTGGTGAGACAAACAAGGAAAAAGAATCGGAAGCAGAGGCCGTTGATGAAGATATTGCAGAAGGGATTGTTCCACCTGATACTACTGATGAAGAAGTAACTGCAGTTGAGGCATGA
- the LOC117924674 gene encoding putative transcription factor bHLH041 codes for MSSKVQFMDSTFLLDEATRTSFLRYVMESFGCSYICLWSYQPHPSSCLRFLDGCYHEENSNQPCSSSGSLARRLFNEYCNSVFILENDISRVPGEAFKNCVSYMELNESQLGRMATAPAQMKFYQEARIKTAVFMGCRSGEIELGMSNPTMKNLEMETKNWFLEDFSPQFPQPADQNRQSSSSSRSMSMDSPEYPQALLFNIPNTSYIPEPLKEVSMEPALGPPSTTISTPHEQAMQALNQIRSLNFPSLESEHAAMTRAILAVISSSPPSSSSSSHHPPQHNYVSAFRNYKKPSTAQLTASSGRQSMLKRSMAYFKNLHLRRRQELIQGSHPSVSQLHHMISERKRREKLNESFHALRTLLPPGSKKDKASVLSGTREYLSSLKAQILELTQRNQALEAQINLKNEGNNEGGGGSSNERLSVQITNASEPTPEERNIDLQVTVRADCSILDLVIRILDFLKLVKNVSLMSMDAKTRMAETSPINHVILRLKIEASEWDQSAFEEAIRRAVADLAV; via the exons ATGAGTTCTAAGGTCCAATTCATGGACTCTACCTTCCTGCTCGATGAAGCAACAAGGACGAGCTTTCTTCGCTATGTGATGGAGTCTTTTGGCTGCTCTTACATTTGCCTTTGGTCATATCAACCGCACCCATCCAG CTGCTTGCGCTTCCTGGATGGGTGCTACCATGAAGAGAACAGCAACCAACCCTGCTCCTCATCTGGGAGTCTAGCTAGGAGGCTTTTCAACGAATACTGTAATTCAGTATTCATCCTCGAAAACGA CATCAGCCGAGTTCCAGGGGAGGCGTTCAAGAATTGCGTGTCGTATATGGAGTTGAATGAATCCCAGCTCGGTAGGATGGCAACAGCCCCAGCACAAATGAAATTCTACCAg GAAGCTAGGATTAAG ACTGCGGTATTCATGGGGTGCAGGAGCGGAGAGATCGAATTGGGCATGTCCAATCCAACAATG AAAAACTTGGAAATGGAGACGAAAAACTGGTTCCTTGAGGACTTCTCTCCACAGTTTCCTCAGCCTGCTGACCAGAACCGGCAGTCGTCCTCTTCGTCGAGATCAATGTCCATGGACAGCCCAGAGTACCCTCAGGCTCTTCTATTCAATATTCCAAACACATCCTACATTCCAGAACCCCTCAAAGAGGTTTCAATGGAGCCAGCGTTGGGGCCACCATCAACCACAATTAGTACTCCACATGAGCAAGCCATGCAGGCCTTGAACCAAATCAGAAGCCTCAATTTCCCAAGCTTAGAGAGTGAACATGCTGCAATGACCAGAGCCATCCTTGCTGTCATATCTTCTTCtcctccatcttcttcttcttcttctcatcACCCACCCCAGCATAATTATGTCAGTGCTTTCAGGAATTATAAAAAGCCTTCAACAGCCCAATTGACAGCCAGTTCAGGCAGGCAAAGTATGCTCAAAAGATCCATGGCATACTTTAAAAACTTACATTTGAGGAGAAGACAGGAACTTATACAAGGAAGCCATCCTTCAGTTTCTCAATTACACCATATGATATCAGAGAGGAAAAGGCGAGAAAAGCTCAATGAAAGCTTCCATGCATTGAGAACACTGCTTCCTCCCGGATCCAAG AAAGACAAAGCATCAGTTCTTAGCGGTACAAGGGAGTACTTGAGTTCTTTAAAAGCTCAGATTTTAGAGCTTACCCAAAGAAACCAGGCTTTAGAAGCTCAAATTAACCTGAAAAATGAAGGTAATAATGAAGGGGGCGGTGGTTCTTCGAATGAGAGACTGAGTGTTCAGATTACAAATGCCTCAGAACCAACACCAGAAGAGAGAAACATCGACTTACAAGTGACCGTGAGAGCAGACTGTTCTATCCTGGATTTGGTCATCAGGATATTGGACTTCCTGAAACTGGTTAAGAATGTAAGCTTGATGTCCATGGACGCTAAGACCCGGATGGCAGAAACAAGTCCCATTAATCACGTAATCCTGAGATTGAAAATCGAG GCCAGTGAATGGGACCAGTCTGCCTTCGAGGAAGCCATAAGAAGAGCTGTTGCAGACCTGGCAGTATGA
- the LOC117924671 gene encoding 30S ribosomal protein S16-2, chloroplastic/mitochondrial: MVVRIRLSRFGCKNRPFYRVMAADSRSPRDGKHLEVLGYYNPLPGQDGGKRMGLNFDRVKYWLSVGAQPSDPVQQILFRAGLLPPPPMVAMGRKGGHRDTRPVDPLTGRILTPNKPTDVEQPRDDEDGNEDSPSTP, from the exons ATGGTAGTGAGGATCCGATTATCGAGATTTGGATGCAAAAACAGACCATTTTACAGAGTTATGGCTGCAGACAGCAGATCTCCCAGAGATGGCAAGCACCTCGAAGTTTTGGGTTACTACAATCCACTTCCAg GTCAAGATGGCGGTAAACGGATGGGTCTCAATTTTGATAGAGTGAA ATATTGGCTATCAGTTGGTGCTCAGCCTTCAGATCCCGTCCAACAGATTCTTTTCAGAGCAGGTTTACTACCCCCACCCCCAATGGTGGCAATGGGACGCAAAGGCGGCCATCGTGACACCCGTCCTGTTGATCCTCTAACTGGGCGCATCCTGACCCCAAACAAGCCAACCGATGTTGAACAGCCAAGAGATGATGAAGATGGCAACGAAGACAGCCCTTCCACCCCATGA
- the LOC117925526 gene encoding nucleosome assembly protein 1;4-like, translating to MSNSKENFNMADLGSSLPGAVAALNAEDRADLVNALKNKLQNLAGQHSDVLENLTPKVRKRVETLREIQGQHDELEAKFFEERAALEAKYQKLYQPLYSKRYDIVNGVVEVDGVTNEVTMDQEDKAEEKGVPDFWLTAMKTNEVLAEEISERDEGALKYIKDIKWCRIDNPKGFKLEFFFDTNPYFKNSVLTKTYHMIDEDEPILEKAIGTEIEWFPGKCLTQKLLKKKPRKGSKNAKPITKTESCESFFNFFSPPQVPEDDEDIDEDTAEELQNQMEQDYDIGSTIRDKIIPHAVSWFTGEAAQGDEFGDMEDDEDEDIDEDDEDEDEEEDDEEDDDEDEEDSKAVKKKSGRAQVGDGQQGERPPECKQQ from the exons ATGAGCAACAGCAAGGAGAACTTCAACATGGCCGATCTCGGCTCCTCTCTACCCGGTGCTGTCGCCG CTCTCAACGCCGAGGATCGAGCTGACCTCGTCAACGCGCTCAAG AATAAGCTTCAAAATCTGGCTGGGCAGCACTCTGATGTTCTTGAGAATCTGACGCCGAAAGTTAGGAAGCGTGTGGAGACTCTCAGGGAGATCCAG GGTCAACATGATGAATTGGAGGCAAAATTTTTTGAGGAGAGAGCAGCACTAGAAGCTAAATATCAAAAGCTATATCAACCTCTTTACTCCAAG AGATATGACATTGTGAATGGTGTTGTTGAAGTGGATGGAGTTACGAATGAAGTGACAATGGACCAAGAGGATAAAGCTGAAG AGAAAGGAGTGCCTGACTTTTGGCTTACTGCAATGAAGACTAATGAAGTGCTAGCTGAGGAG aTTTCTGAGCGTGATGAAGGAGCTCTCAAATATATCAAGGATATCAAGTGGTGTCGGATTGATAACCCCAAGGGTTTTAAGCTTGAGTTTTTCTTTGACACCAATCCTTATTTCAAGAATTCTGTTCTGACAAAAACTTATCACATGATCGACGAAGATGAACCTATTCTTGAGAAAGCAATTGG GACGGAGATTGAATGGTTCCCGGGAAAATGCTTGACTCAAAAGCTCCTGAAGAAGAAGCCTAGGAAGGGCTCTAAAAATGCCAAGCCAATCACAAAAACAGAAAGTTGTGaaagttttttcaatttctttagtCCACCACAAGTTCCTGAGGATGATGAAGATATTGATGAAGACACT GCTGAAGAGCTTCAGAATCAGATGGAACAAGATTATGACATTGG GTCAACCATTCGAGACAAAATCATCCCCCATGCTGTTTCAtggttcacaggggaggctgCTCAGGGTGATGAGTTTGGTGACAtggaagatgatgaagatgaagacattgatgaagatgatgaagatgaggATGAAGAAGAGGATGATGAAGAGGacgatgatgaagatgaagaggatAGCAAAGCCGTGAAGAAG AAGAGTGGCAGGGCACAAGTTGGAGATGGGCAACAGGGTGAGCGCCCTCCGGAATGTAAGCAGCAGTAG